In Shinella sp. XGS7, a single genomic region encodes these proteins:
- a CDS encoding histidine kinase, whose protein sequence is MRLWRSLWWKLSLGAILVTLGTGLASMLVMGPLLDAQAFRQMVAPKHLHQLIEPELRVLNGRQGDPALVALMLDAMQQRLLNVDGPEGYYGIRASSEPRVSLALYDAQGQRRERREDHALPLPAQWSPGPQRLEQVSPDERLLALPLEGGGSLLVRHHAGFDTLRNMRSTLRDVADSYDWWLLLVGLPGVLLGILLTRWLSHRLGRLAGLTEAWAGGDFSARSTDVSRDELGEHARALNRLADQLQAQVQTGRDLAALQERQRLARELHDSIKQQVFATGLQLHAARQWLERQPERAASLLAEAATQNQAVHRDLADLLTRLKPAQAERCPDLARAMSERLAPWRGLLELELDLPPGLALPATQARELASLANEAVANALRHGRARRVHLAWRLAAGWAELRIEDEGRGFDPARPSAGQGLVNMRERAELLPEGSLSVDAAPGEGCRLCLRWRWQPLDAETPQEASETP, encoded by the coding sequence TTGCGTCTGTGGCGATCCCTGTGGTGGAAGCTGAGCCTGGGGGCCATCCTGGTCACCCTGGGCACCGGCCTGGCCTCCATGCTGGTCATGGGGCCGCTGCTGGATGCGCAGGCCTTTCGCCAGATGGTGGCGCCCAAGCATCTGCATCAGCTCATCGAGCCCGAGCTGCGCGTGCTGAACGGCCGCCAGGGCGACCCCGCCCTGGTGGCCCTGATGCTGGACGCCATGCAGCAGCGCCTGCTGAATGTGGACGGCCCCGAGGGCTATTACGGCATACGCGCTTCCTCGGAGCCGCGTGTCAGCCTGGCCTTGTACGACGCGCAGGGCCAGCGCCGCGAACGCCGCGAAGACCACGCCCTGCCCCTGCCCGCGCAATGGTCGCCTGGGCCCCAGCGTCTGGAGCAGGTCTCGCCCGACGAGCGCCTGCTGGCCCTGCCCCTGGAGGGCGGCGGCAGCCTGCTGGTGCGGCACCACGCGGGCTTCGACACCCTGAGGAATATGCGCAGCACCCTGCGCGATGTGGCGGACTCCTACGACTGGTGGCTGCTGCTGGTGGGCCTGCCCGGCGTGCTGCTGGGCATCCTGCTGACGCGCTGGCTCAGCCATCGCCTGGGGCGCCTGGCCGGGCTCACCGAGGCCTGGGCGGGCGGCGACTTCTCGGCGCGCAGCACCGATGTCTCGCGCGACGAGCTGGGCGAGCATGCGCGCGCCCTGAACCGCCTGGCCGACCAGCTGCAGGCCCAGGTGCAGACCGGGCGCGATCTGGCCGCCCTGCAGGAGCGCCAGCGCCTGGCGCGCGAGCTGCACGACAGCATCAAGCAGCAGGTCTTTGCCACCGGCCTGCAGCTGCATGCCGCGCGCCAGTGGCTGGAGCGCCAGCCCGAGCGCGCCGCGAGCCTGCTGGCCGAGGCCGCCACGCAGAACCAGGCGGTGCATCGCGACCTGGCCGATCTGCTGACCCGGCTCAAGCCGGCCCAGGCCGAGCGCTGCCCCGATCTGGCCCGGGCCATGAGCGAGCGCCTGGCCCCCTGGCGCGGCTTGCTGGAGCTGGAGCTGGATCTGCCGCCCGGCCTGGCCCTGCCCGCCACCCAGGCGCGCGAGCTGGCCAGCCTGGCCAACGAGGCGGTGGCCAATGCCCTGCGCCATGGCCGCGCGCGCCGTGTGCATCTGGCCTGGCGCCTGGCCGCGGGCTGGGCCGAGCTGCGCATCGAGGACGAGGGACGGGGCTTCGATCCCGCGCGCCCCAGCGCCGGCCAGGGCCTGGTCAATATGCGGGAGCGGGCCGAACTGCTGCCCGAGGGCTCGCTCAGCGTGGACGCCGCGCCGGGCGAGGGCTGCCGCCTGTGCCTGCGCTGGCGCTGGCAGCCCCTGGACGCGGAGACCCCGCAGGAAGCGAGTGAGACCCCATGA
- a CDS encoding response regulator transcription factor, translating into MISVLICDDHALVRYGIAAVLEAHGEFRLVGAVGEGARAVELAARERPDVVLMDLLMPGMNGVEATREIRRASPGSQVLLLTSHEGEEPALEALQAGAISYLLKDTPPAELVQAIMRAARGEATLHPRVAVAMVRALSQPRGAAPEGLSEREAEVLSLVADGLSNAQIAARLALAEKTVKNHVSNLLAKLQLEDRTQAAVYAWRQGLKGQPRG; encoded by the coding sequence ATGATCTCGGTGCTGATCTGTGATGACCATGCCCTGGTGCGCTACGGCATTGCCGCGGTGCTGGAGGCGCATGGCGAGTTCCGCCTGGTGGGCGCGGTGGGCGAGGGCGCGCGGGCCGTGGAGCTGGCCGCGCGCGAGCGGCCCGATGTGGTGCTGATGGACCTGCTGATGCCCGGCATGAACGGCGTGGAGGCCACGCGCGAGATCCGCCGCGCCAGCCCCGGCAGCCAGGTGCTGCTGCTGACCAGCCACGAGGGCGAGGAGCCCGCGCTGGAGGCCCTGCAGGCCGGCGCCATCTCCTACCTGCTCAAGGACACGCCGCCGGCCGAGCTGGTGCAGGCCATCATGCGCGCGGCGCGCGGCGAGGCCACGCTGCACCCGCGCGTGGCCGTGGCCATGGTGCGGGCGCTGAGCCAGCCGCGCGGCGCGGCCCCCGAGGGCCTGAGCGAGCGCGAGGCCGAGGTGCTGAGCCTGGTGGCCGATGGGCTCAGCAATGCCCAGATCGCCGCCCGCCTGGCCCTGGCCGAGAAGACTGTGAAGAACCATGTCTCCAATCTGCTGGCCAAGCTGCAGCTGGAGGACCGCACCCAGGCCGCCGTCTATGCCTGGCGCCAGGGCCTGAAGGGCCAGCCGCGCGGCTGA